A single Kryptolebias marmoratus isolate JLee-2015 linkage group LG16, ASM164957v2, whole genome shotgun sequence DNA region contains:
- the LOC108229633 gene encoding histone H3, embryonic-like — MVRTKQTACKSTRGKAPRKQLATKAARRNTPATGGMKKPHHYRPGTVALREIQHYQKSTEQLIQKLPFQQLVGEIAQEFKTNLRFQGSAVMAPQEASEAHLVRLFEDT; from the coding sequence ATGgtcagaaccaagcagaccgcctgtaaatccacccgaggtaaagctcccaggaagcagctggccACCAAAGCTGCACGCAGGAACACGCCGGCCACTGGTGGAATGAAGAAGCCTCACCACTACAGGCCTGGTACCGttgctctcagggagatccaacactaccagaagtccaccgagcagctcatccagaagctgccctttcaGCAACTGGTCGgggagatcgcccaggagtTCAAGACGAATCTGCGCTTCCAGGGCTCGGCtgtcatggctccgcaggaggccagcgaggctcacctggtgaggctctttgaggacacc